A section of the Acanthochromis polyacanthus isolate Apoly-LR-REF ecotype Palm Island chromosome 13, KAUST_Apoly_ChrSc, whole genome shotgun sequence genome encodes:
- the LOC127536856 gene encoding zinc finger protein 391-like isoform X3, producing the protein MNEKYQGDKVTMCSVEYLRELISDRLAAAAGEIFTEFEKTIVQYQEEIDRQRRLLDVIWKPHIPLQPIELPQSYVCENEKTVVDHQPHDQERNSMVDHEDPEPLRIKDQQEELCTSQDQSNPEISQIKMEQEELCTSLHQLDPGLPQIKVEQDELCSSQDEELIGLKQETDTFEVTPADEESDHSEPKPNSDQLLFHISCVAESPDQEGSKDVDSGSTRCIEQKPRHQSNNSHSNDVDNAPTSARQCDNDKATKSATCKVCGKAFCCKSDLIKHHKTHTGEKPYSCETCGKSFSQRVHLTVHMRCHTGEKPYVCGTCEKSFSQRTSLTDHMRLHTGEKPYSCGTCGKSFSKRVHLTVHMRCHTGEKPYVCGTCEKSFSQRTSLTDHMRCHTGEKPYVCHICGKRFSGSSAHNRHMAVHKMGKPYSCGTCGKSFSRQDHLTVHLRRHTGEKPYSCGTCGKSFKHSYQLKAHMRIHTAEKS; encoded by the exons atgaatgagaaatatcaggGCGATAAAGTAacgatgtgttcagttgagtatctgagagagttgatcagcgacagactagctgctgctgctggagaaatattcacagagtttgaaaaaaccatcgtccagtaccaggaggagatcgatcgtcagcgcagactgctggatgtcatctggaaaccacacatccccttacaACCCattg agctcccacagtcttatgtctgtgagaatgagaagactgttgttgaccatcagccccatgaccaggagagaaactccatggtggaccatgaggacccagagcctctacggattaaagatcagcaggaggaactctgcaccagtcaggaccaatcaaacccagagatttctcaaattaaaatggaacaggaagaattgtgcaccagtctgcACCAATTAGACCCAgggttaccacaaattaaagtggaacaggatgaactctgctccagtcaggatgaagagttaattggattgaaacaggagactgatacctttgaggtgactcctgctgatgaggaaagtgaccacagtgaaccaaaaccaaacagtgatcagctcctgtttcacatctcttgtgtagctgagagcccagatcaggaaggaagcaaggatgtagactcaggatcaactagatgtatcgagcagaaaccaagacatcagagtaacaacagtcacagtaatgatgtagacaatgctccaacatcagcgagacagtgtgataatgacaaggcaaCAAAATCTGCAACTTGCAAagtctgtggaaaagctttttgttgtaaatcagatttaatcaaacatcacaaaacccacacaggtgagaagccatattcttgtgaaacctgtggaaaaagcttcagtcaacgggtCCATTTGACTGttcacatgagatgtcacacaggtgagaagccgtatgtttgtggaacctgtgaaaaaagctttagtcaacggacctctttgactgaccacatgagacttcacacaggtgagaagccatattcttgtggaacctgtggaaaaagcttcagtaaaCGGGTCCATTTGACTGttcacatgagatgtcacacaggtgagaagccgtatgtttgtggaacctgtgaaaaaagcttcagtcaacggacctctttgactgaccacatgagatgtcacacag gtgagaaaccatatgtttgtcacatttgtggaaaaagattttctggttcatcagcacataataggcacatggcagttcacaaaatgggaaaaccatattcttgtggaacctgtggtaAAAGCTTTAGTCGACAGGACCATTTGACTGTCCACTTaagacgtcacacaggtgagaagccatattcttgtggaacctgtggaaaaagctttaaacaTAGTTATCAATTAAAagcccacatgagaatccacacagctgagaagtcctga
- the LOC127536856 gene encoding zinc finger protein 883-like isoform X1: protein MNEKYQGDKVTMCSVEYLRELISDRLAAAAGEIFTEFEKTIVQYQEEIDRQRRLLDVIWKPHIPLQPIELPQSYVCENEKTVVDHQPHDQERNSMVDHEDPEPLRIKDQQEELCTSQDQSNPEISQIKMEQEELCTSLHQLDPGLPQIKVEQDELCSSQDEELIGLKQETDTFEVTPADEESDHSEPKPNSDQLLFHISCVAESPDQEGSKDVDSGSTRCIEQKPRHQSNNSHSNDVDNAPTSARQCDNDKATKSATCKVCGKAFCCKSDLIKHHKTHTGEKPYSCETCGKSFSQRVHLTVHMRCHTGEKPYVCGTCEKSFSQRTSLTDHMRLHTGEKPYSCGTCGKSFSKRVHLTVHMRCHTGEKPYVCGTCEKSFSQRTSLTDHMRCHTGEKPYSCGTCEKSFSQRTSLTDHMRCHTGEKPYSCGTCEKSFSQRTSLTDHMRLHTGEKPYSCGTCEKSFIRRTSLTEHMRRHTGEKPYVCHICGKRFSGSSAHNRHMAVHKMGKPYSCGTCGKSFSRQDHLTVHLRRHTGEKPYSCGTCGKSFKHSYQLKAHMRIHTAEKS, encoded by the exons atgaatgagaaatatcaggGCGATAAAGTAacgatgtgttcagttgagtatctgagagagttgatcagcgacagactagctgctgctgctggagaaatattcacagagtttgaaaaaaccatcgtccagtaccaggaggagatcgatcgtcagcgcagactgctggatgtcatctggaaaccacacatccccttacaACCCattg agctcccacagtcttatgtctgtgagaatgagaagactgttgttgaccatcagccccatgaccaggagagaaactccatggtggaccatgaggacccagagcctctacggattaaagatcagcaggaggaactctgcaccagtcaggaccaatcaaacccagagatttctcaaattaaaatggaacaggaagaattgtgcaccagtctgcACCAATTAGACCCAgggttaccacaaattaaagtggaacaggatgaactctgctccagtcaggatgaagagttaattggattgaaacaggagactgatacctttgaggtgactcctgctgatgaggaaagtgaccacagtgaaccaaaaccaaacagtgatcagctcctgtttcacatctcttgtgtagctgagagcccagatcaggaaggaagcaaggatgtagactcaggatcaactagatgtatcgagcagaaaccaagacatcagagtaacaacagtcacagtaatgatgtagacaatgctccaacatcagcgagacagtgtgataatgacaaggcaaCAAAATCTGCAACTTGCAAagtctgtggaaaagctttttgttgtaaatcagatttaatcaaacatcacaaaacccacacaggtgagaagccatattcttgtgaaacctgtggaaaaagcttcagtcaacgggtCCATTTGACTGttcacatgagatgtcacacaggtgagaagccgtatgtttgtggaacctgtgaaaaaagctttagtcaacggacctctttgactgaccacatgagacttcacacaggtgagaagccatattcttgtggaacctgtggaaaaagcttcagtaaaCGGGTCCATTTGACTGttcacatgagatgtcacacaggtgagaagccgtatgtttgtggaacctgtgaaaaaagcttcagtcaacggacctctttgactgaccacatgagatgtcacacaggtgagaagccatattcttgtggaacctgtgaaaaaagctttagtcaacggacctctttgactgaccacatgagatgtcacacaggtgagaagccatattcttgtggaacctgtgaaaaaagctttagtcaacggacctctttgactgaccacatgagacttcacacaggtgagaagccatattcttgtggaacctgtgaaaaaagctttattcgacggacctctttgactgaacacatgagacgtcacacaggtgagaaaccatatgtttgtcacatttgtggaaaaagattttctggttcatcagcacataataggcacatggcagttcacaaaatgggaaaaccatattcttgtggaacctgtggtaAAAGCTTTAGTCGACAGGACCATTTGACTGTCCACTTaagacgtcacacaggtgagaagccatattcttgtggaacctgtggaaaaagctttaaacaTAGTTATCAATTAAAagcccacatgagaatccacacagctgagaagtcctga
- the LOC127536856 gene encoding zinc finger protein 883-like isoform X2 — MNEKYQGDKVTMCSVEYLRELISDRLAAAAGEIFTEFEKTIVQYQEEIDRQRRLLDVIWKPHIPLQPIELPQSYVCENEKTVVDHQPHDQERNSMVDHEDPEPLRIKDQQEELCTSQDQSNPEISQIKMEQEELCTSLHQLDPGLPQIKVEQDELCSSQDEELIGLKQETDTFEVTPADEESDHSEPKPNSDQLLFHISCVAESPDQEGSKDVDSGSTRCIEQKPRHQSNNSHSNDVDNAPTSARQCDNDKATKSATCKVCGKAFCCKSDLIKHHKTHTGEKPYSCETCGKSFSQRVHLTVHMRCHTGEKPYVCGTCEKSFSQRTSLTDHMRLHTGEKPYSCGTCGKSFSKRVHLTVHMRCHTGEKPYSCGTCEKSFSQRTSLTDHMRCHTGEKPYSCGTCEKSFSQRTSLTDHMRLHTGEKPYSCGTCEKSFIRRTSLTEHMRRHTGEKPYVCHICGKRFSGSSAHNRHMAVHKMGKPYSCGTCGKSFSRQDHLTVHLRRHTGEKPYSCGTCGKSFKHSYQLKAHMRIHTAEKS, encoded by the exons atgaatgagaaatatcaggGCGATAAAGTAacgatgtgttcagttgagtatctgagagagttgatcagcgacagactagctgctgctgctggagaaatattcacagagtttgaaaaaaccatcgtccagtaccaggaggagatcgatcgtcagcgcagactgctggatgtcatctggaaaccacacatccccttacaACCCattg agctcccacagtcttatgtctgtgagaatgagaagactgttgttgaccatcagccccatgaccaggagagaaactccatggtggaccatgaggacccagagcctctacggattaaagatcagcaggaggaactctgcaccagtcaggaccaatcaaacccagagatttctcaaattaaaatggaacaggaagaattgtgcaccagtctgcACCAATTAGACCCAgggttaccacaaattaaagtggaacaggatgaactctgctccagtcaggatgaagagttaattggattgaaacaggagactgatacctttgaggtgactcctgctgatgaggaaagtgaccacagtgaaccaaaaccaaacagtgatcagctcctgtttcacatctcttgtgtagctgagagcccagatcaggaaggaagcaaggatgtagactcaggatcaactagatgtatcgagcagaaaccaagacatcagagtaacaacagtcacagtaatgatgtagacaatgctccaacatcagcgagacagtgtgataatgacaaggcaaCAAAATCTGCAACTTGCAAagtctgtggaaaagctttttgttgtaaatcagatttaatcaaacatcacaaaacccacacaggtgagaagccatattcttgtgaaacctgtggaaaaagcttcagtcaacgggtCCATTTGACTGttcacatgagatgtcacacaggtgagaagccgtatgtttgtggaacctgtgaaaaaagctttagtcaacggacctctttgactgaccacatgagacttcacacaggtgagaagccatattcttgtggaacctgtggaaaaagcttcagtaaaCGGGTCCATTTGACTGttcacatgagatgtcacacag gtgagaagccatattcttgtggaacctgtgaaaaaagctttagtcaacggacctctttgactgaccacatgagatgtcacacaggtgagaagccatattcttgtggaacctgtgaaaaaagctttagtcaacggacctctttgactgaccacatgagacttcacacaggtgagaagccatattcttgtggaacctgtgaaaaaagctttattcgacggacctctttgactgaacacatgagacgtcacacaggtgagaaaccatatgtttgtcacatttgtggaaaaagattttctggttcatcagcacataataggcacatggcagttcacaaaatgggaaaaccatattcttgtggaacctgtggtaAAAGCTTTAGTCGACAGGACCATTTGACTGTCCACTTaagacgtcacacaggtgagaagccatattcttgtggaacctgtggaaaaagctttaaacaTAGTTATCAATTAAAagcccacatgagaatccacacagctgagaagtcctga